One Amycolatopsis sp. NBC_00355 genomic window carries:
- a CDS encoding LysR substrate-binding domain-containing protein: protein MDFGDVSLVALRVFREVAERGTLTAAAAALGYTQSAVSRQIASLERVAGTPVLERRPGGVRLTAAGNVVLRRAIAVLDQIDAAGRELAGLPADGGSVRLGWFPSAGAVLVPRAVAELRRTHPAVRVTTREGTTPVLVRALRAGTVDLAVLGSVPPFRPPDAETPALRLKTLAERILCLAVPAGHPLAGADVVDVADLRGQRWIAGPSAGEDTLMGVWPGLDERPEIAHTARDWLAKLNLVAAGCGLTTLPASLVEAVPPGVRVVSVRGGPSERRRVVLARLPGPLSEAAALLAEALRRVATGVPDRTDD, encoded by the coding sequence ATGGACTTCGGTGACGTCTCCCTGGTGGCCCTCCGCGTGTTCCGCGAGGTGGCCGAACGCGGCACGCTCACGGCGGCCGCGGCGGCGCTGGGCTACACGCAGTCCGCAGTGTCACGGCAGATCGCTTCGCTCGAGCGCGTTGCGGGGACGCCGGTGCTGGAACGGCGTCCCGGCGGGGTCCGCCTGACCGCGGCCGGGAACGTCGTGCTGCGCCGGGCGATCGCGGTGCTGGACCAGATCGATGCCGCCGGGCGCGAGCTGGCCGGGCTGCCCGCCGACGGCGGGAGCGTGCGGCTCGGGTGGTTCCCCAGCGCGGGTGCCGTCCTGGTCCCGCGCGCCGTCGCGGAGCTGCGGCGTACCCATCCCGCGGTGCGTGTCACCACCCGGGAAGGCACGACGCCGGTCTTGGTGCGGGCGCTACGCGCGGGCACGGTGGACCTGGCCGTGCTGGGCTCGGTGCCGCCGTTCCGGCCGCCGGACGCCGAAACCCCGGCACTGCGGCTCAAAACCCTCGCCGAGCGCATCCTGTGCCTCGCCGTGCCCGCGGGGCACCCGTTGGCCGGCGCGGACGTGGTCGACGTCGCCGATCTGCGTGGGCAGCGGTGGATCGCGGGTCCGTCGGCGGGGGAGGACACGCTGATGGGCGTGTGGCCCGGGCTCGACGAGCGGCCGGAGATCGCGCACACCGCTCGTGACTGGCTTGCCAAACTCAACCTGGTCGCCGCCGGCTGTGGCCTGACGACGTTGCCGGCTTCGCTCGTCGAGGCCGTGCCGCCGGGGGTGCGGGTGGTGTCGGTGCGGGGCGGGCCGTCGGAACGGCGTCGCGTGGTGCTGGCCCGGCTGCCGGGTCCGCTCTCCGAAGCGGCCGCGCTGCTGGCGGAAGCGCTGCGCCGGGTGGCCACCGGTGTGCCGGACCGCACCGATGACTGA
- a CDS encoding sigma-70 family RNA polymerase sigma factor, whose protein sequence is MDALTERFEHERPRLRAVAYRMLGSASEADDAVQETWLRFDRTDTGDVENVGAWLTTVVARVCLSMLRTRRNHREEPLELQPEPDADVRDPEQEAELADSVGLALLVVLDSLGPAERVAFVLHDMFAVPFDDIAPMIDKTPAATRQLASRARRRVKGGAAADADMPRRRKVVEAFLAAARGGDFEALLSLLDPDVVLHADRFVGPSPAPVVLRGVASVRDGALLASARARASEPALVDGVPGLLMVRDGRLSVVLSFTIDDDRITGIDVIADPERLRELEVAVL, encoded by the coding sequence GTGGATGCACTGACCGAGCGGTTCGAGCACGAGCGGCCACGGCTGCGGGCGGTTGCCTACCGGATGCTCGGCTCGGCGAGCGAGGCCGACGACGCCGTCCAGGAGACCTGGCTGCGGTTCGATCGCACCGACACCGGTGACGTCGAGAACGTCGGCGCGTGGCTGACCACCGTCGTCGCGCGGGTATGCCTCTCCATGCTCCGCACCCGGCGCAACCACCGCGAGGAGCCCCTGGAACTGCAGCCCGAGCCGGATGCGGACGTCCGCGACCCGGAGCAGGAGGCCGAACTGGCCGACTCGGTCGGGCTGGCGCTGCTGGTGGTGCTGGACTCGCTCGGGCCGGCCGAGCGGGTCGCGTTCGTGCTGCACGACATGTTCGCCGTGCCGTTCGACGACATCGCCCCGATGATCGACAAGACCCCGGCCGCGACGCGGCAGCTCGCGAGCCGCGCCCGTCGCCGGGTCAAGGGCGGGGCCGCCGCGGACGCGGACATGCCTCGGCGACGCAAGGTCGTCGAAGCGTTCTTGGCCGCGGCGCGTGGCGGCGACTTCGAGGCGTTGCTGTCGCTACTCGACCCGGACGTCGTCCTGCACGCCGACCGCTTCGTCGGGCCGAGTCCGGCGCCCGTCGTGCTGCGCGGGGTCGCCAGCGTCCGCGACGGCGCGCTGCTGGCTTCGGCGCGGGCCCGCGCCAGCGAACCGGCCCTCGTCGACGGCGTTCCCGGCCTGCTCATGGTGCGCGACGGGCGGCTGTCGGTCGTCCTGTCCTTCACGATCGACGACGACCGGATCACCGGCATCGACGTCATCGCGGACCCGGAGCGGCTACGTGAACTGGAGGTCGCGGTGCTCTAG
- a CDS encoding (2Fe-2S)-binding protein, whose protein sequence is MKPDWTAPATLLADPEWVRARVGGAAKLYGCARPEVLGTIWWYSLSSVLVAPALEGLVAGTLVDPALAATELDLVADGRFLGARATRPLSGGLPELGAAFAKALGTAITTIAAVTGARERALGAIATDSIGNRLLWTPDPERAMALAEPLVAAIDLDLPKPRFVRVGRTPAVRRASCCLIYEVGNPKCVSCPRQTPSEREARLRAALG, encoded by the coding sequence GTGAAGCCCGACTGGACCGCTCCCGCGACCCTGCTCGCGGACCCCGAGTGGGTGCGGGCCCGCGTCGGCGGCGCGGCGAAGCTCTACGGCTGCGCGCGGCCGGAGGTCCTCGGCACGATCTGGTGGTACTCCCTCTCCTCGGTCCTCGTGGCGCCCGCGCTCGAAGGCCTGGTCGCGGGAACCCTCGTCGATCCGGCGCTGGCGGCCACAGAGCTGGACCTGGTCGCCGACGGCCGGTTCCTCGGCGCCCGGGCCACCCGTCCGCTGTCCGGCGGGCTGCCCGAACTCGGTGCGGCATTCGCCAAGGCGCTCGGCACCGCGATCACGACGATCGCCGCCGTCACCGGGGCCCGCGAACGCGCGCTGGGCGCTATCGCCACCGACTCGATCGGCAACCGGCTGCTGTGGACGCCGGATCCGGAACGCGCGATGGCCCTGGCCGAGCCACTGGTGGCGGCGATCGACCTCGACCTGCCGAAGCCGCGTTTCGTCCGTGTCGGCCGGACGCCCGCCGTCCGCCGCGCGTCGTGCTGCTTGATCTACGAAGTCGGCAACCCGAAGTGCGTGAGCTGCCCGCGCCAGACGCCATCGGAGCGCGAAGCACGCCTTCGCGCCGCCCTGGGCTGA
- a CDS encoding putative RNA methyltransferase, producing the protein MTSAHGGNDPLPPQVVEALRCSVCGNPIGLAERTLRCENGHSFDLARQGYVNLLHARIPAGTADTAPMVAARADFLASGAYLALADELARVCAEADGLVIDAGAGTGYYSAHVLSSAPSATGLALDVSAVALRRAARAHPRLGAAVWNLWEPWPVGDEVASVLLNVFAPRNGPEFHRVLRPGGLLAVASPAPDHLRELGDLVLTVDDRKEERLDGTLGEYFARTGRTAVRSTVELTPDRIRQAVEMGPAGHHLDRDGRRERLEALSETQKVTVSFSVSTYRRL; encoded by the coding sequence ATGACCTCAGCCCACGGCGGGAATGACCCACTGCCACCCCAGGTCGTGGAAGCGTTGCGATGTTCGGTGTGCGGCAACCCGATCGGGCTAGCCGAACGCACGCTGCGTTGCGAAAACGGCCACTCGTTCGATCTAGCCCGACAGGGTTACGTGAACCTGTTGCACGCGCGAATCCCGGCCGGCACAGCGGACACCGCACCGATGGTCGCGGCCCGCGCGGACTTCCTCGCGTCGGGCGCTTATCTCGCCCTGGCCGACGAGCTGGCCCGGGTGTGCGCGGAGGCCGACGGCCTCGTGATCGACGCGGGCGCGGGCACGGGCTACTACTCGGCGCACGTCCTGTCGTCGGCCCCGTCGGCGACCGGCCTGGCACTGGACGTCTCGGCGGTAGCCCTCCGCCGCGCGGCGCGCGCCCACCCCCGCCTGGGCGCGGCGGTGTGGAACCTGTGGGAACCGTGGCCGGTCGGCGACGAGGTGGCGTCGGTCCTGCTGAACGTCTTCGCCCCGCGCAACGGCCCGGAGTTCCACCGGGTCCTGCGGCCGGGTGGTCTGCTGGCGGTCGCGTCCCCGGCCCCGGACCACCTCCGCGAGCTGGGCGACCTGGTCCTGACGGTCGACGACCGCAAGGAGGAGCGCCTCGACGGAACGCTCGGCGAGTACTTCGCCCGCACGGGCCGCACGGCGGTGCGCAGCACGGTGGAGCTGACCCCGGACCGGATCCGCCAGGCGGTGGAGATGGGCCCGGCAGGCCACCACCTCGACCGCGACGGCCGCCGGGAACGTCTCGAGGCGCTGAGCGAGACGCAGAAGGTCACGGTGTCGTTCTCGGTCTCCACATACCGGCGCTTGTGA
- a CDS encoding ammonium transporter gives MLNAGDTAWVLASAALVMLMTPGLAFFYGGMVRAKSVLNMLMMNFIALAVVGVLWVLYGFSMSFSNDAFGGFVGNFDLAGLGDTVGKLAGFVTAATSTSPEVAWPGSDALPVLAFVMFQLMFAIITPALISGAIADRAKFWGWTLFVVIWVTVVYFPVAHWVFSFNGFIGADAVGGWIANNLKALDFAGGTAVHINAGAAGLALAIVLGKRKGWPKDTGRPHNVPFVLLGASLLWFGWYGFNAGSALAANDLAAVAFTNTTVATAAAVLGWLLVEQLKFGKPTTLGAASGAVAGLVAVTPACGFVSPIGAIAIGVIAGAVCALAVSLKFRFGFDDSLDVVGVHLVGGIVGTLLIGFFGTTSVNSLGADGLFYGGGFTQLGRQAAAAGAVLVYSFVLTFIIGFAIKKAGGFRVSVEDEVGGIDEAQHAESAYDFTGLSGGGSPSTIPVKTTSAAKLEESKA, from the coding sequence GTGCTGAACGCAGGAGACACCGCATGGGTATTGGCCAGCGCCGCGCTGGTCATGCTCATGACACCGGGATTGGCCTTTTTCTACGGCGGCATGGTCCGCGCGAAGAGCGTCTTGAACATGCTGATGATGAACTTCATCGCGCTCGCCGTGGTGGGGGTGCTGTGGGTCCTGTACGGCTTCTCGATGTCGTTCTCCAACGACGCCTTCGGCGGCTTCGTCGGTAACTTCGACCTCGCGGGGCTCGGCGACACCGTCGGCAAGCTCGCCGGCTTCGTGACGGCCGCCACCAGCACTTCGCCCGAGGTCGCGTGGCCGGGCTCCGACGCGCTGCCGGTGCTGGCTTTCGTGATGTTCCAGCTGATGTTCGCGATCATCACTCCCGCGCTGATCTCCGGCGCCATCGCCGATCGCGCGAAGTTCTGGGGCTGGACGCTGTTCGTCGTCATCTGGGTGACGGTCGTGTACTTCCCGGTCGCGCACTGGGTGTTCTCGTTCAACGGCTTCATCGGCGCGGACGCCGTCGGCGGCTGGATCGCCAACAACCTCAAGGCACTCGACTTCGCCGGTGGTACCGCGGTCCACATCAACGCCGGTGCCGCGGGTCTGGCCCTGGCGATCGTGCTCGGCAAGCGCAAGGGCTGGCCGAAGGACACCGGCCGGCCGCACAACGTGCCGTTCGTCCTGCTGGGCGCGAGCTTGCTGTGGTTCGGCTGGTACGGCTTCAACGCGGGTTCGGCGCTGGCCGCCAACGACCTCGCCGCGGTCGCCTTCACCAACACCACCGTCGCCACCGCCGCCGCCGTCCTCGGCTGGCTGCTGGTCGAGCAGCTCAAGTTCGGCAAGCCGACCACCCTCGGCGCCGCGTCCGGCGCGGTCGCCGGTCTGGTCGCCGTCACCCCGGCGTGTGGTTTCGTGAGCCCGATCGGGGCCATCGCGATCGGCGTCATCGCCGGTGCGGTCTGCGCGCTGGCCGTCTCGCTCAAGTTCCGGTTCGGCTTCGACGACTCGCTCGACGTCGTGGGCGTCCACCTGGTCGGCGGCATCGTCGGCACCCTGCTGATCGGCTTCTTCGGCACCACCAGCGTGAACTCGCTCGGCGCCGACGGCCTGTTCTACGGCGGTGGCTTCACGCAGCTCGGGCGCCAGGCGGCGGCCGCGGGTGCGGTGCTGGTGTACTCCTTCGTGCTGACCTTCATCATCGGCTTCGCGATCAAGAAGGCCGGCGGCTTCCGCGTCAGCGTGGAGGACGAGGTCGGCGGCATCGACGAGGCCCAGCACGCGGAGAGCGCGTACGACTTCACCGGGTTGTCGGGCGGTGGCTCTCCGTCCACCATTCCGGTCAAGACCACGTCGGCCGCGAAACTCGAGGAGAGCAAGGCATGA
- a CDS encoding P-II family nitrogen regulator: MKLITAIVKPFTLDDVRSALEQLGVLGMTVSEVQGYGRQKGHTEVYRGAEYSVDFVAKLKIEVVTDDTNVEKVLDAITTAAHTGKIGDGKVWVTPVETVIRVRTGERGTDAL; encoded by the coding sequence ATGAAGCTCATCACGGCGATTGTGAAGCCGTTCACGCTGGACGATGTCCGCTCCGCGCTGGAACAGCTGGGCGTGCTGGGCATGACGGTCAGCGAGGTCCAGGGGTACGGCCGGCAGAAAGGCCACACCGAGGTCTACCGCGGCGCGGAGTACTCGGTGGACTTCGTGGCGAAGCTGAAGATCGAGGTCGTCACCGACGACACCAACGTGGAGAAGGTGCTCGACGCCATCACCACGGCCGCGCACACCGGCAAGATCGGTGACGGCAAGGTGTGGGTGACGCCGGTCGAGACCGTCATCCGGGTACGGACCGGCGAGCGCGGCACGGACGCGCTATAG
- a CDS encoding [protein-PII] uridylyltransferase, whose amino-acid sequence MADGGELVQATERLLEGRHGRLGASALRAALVDLYEFWLSRGATAAGVDTAEPRVALVAVGGLGRRELVPFSDLDLLLVHNGNSKVGEVADALWYPLWDAKVGLDHSVRTPGEALKVASEDLRTAMGLLDARHLAGDAELSGRLVAAARDQWRRTARKQIPDLTASVRQRWARSGEIAQSAEPDLKHGRGGLRDFAVLEALAAAQLTARPGEELLEAKGLLLDVRTELRREIRRERDVLSAPEADLVASELGFGDRFTLARKLSGAGRTIAYALDVALRSTVDPPKARFGRRPSRTPLAEGVVLHGNEVALARDAVPAKDPALLLRVAAASARTGKPIALGTLKALAESAPELRAPWPAEALNALVELLGAGEGLVDAVESLDRTGLWSRLFPEWGAVRDLPPRSPVHQWTVDRHLVRTCVEAAKLTTTVPRPDLLLIGALLHDIGKGRDADHSELGAKISAQVAARLGLDAGDAATVSAMVRHHLLLPHTATRRDISEPATVARVVKTLDSDIVLVELLHALTQADSLATGPGVWTDWKARLHAELVTGCEEVLRGKGFTAPEPMDSEQRELVAQAVASGNGEVRISTHGKVVTVLLAVPARAELLAPAAGVLALNSMEVHSAILRGHDGGRAGVFTASPKFGSLPEVTLLREQFARAVAGTLPLTQRLAAKERDYGSPDAASVAPKVLWFDDETSGPDTVVLELRAADRIGLLFRVAGALRRCDAEVRWAKVATLGGAVVDSFAVTPRSGRIEPGWRREVEQAVLAAAS is encoded by the coding sequence ATGGCCGACGGGGGCGAACTGGTCCAGGCCACCGAGCGGTTGCTCGAGGGCAGGCACGGGAGGCTGGGGGCGTCCGCTTTGCGGGCGGCCCTGGTCGACCTCTATGAGTTCTGGCTGAGCAGGGGTGCCACGGCGGCCGGCGTCGACACCGCGGAACCGCGGGTCGCGCTGGTCGCCGTGGGCGGGCTCGGCCGCCGGGAGCTGGTGCCGTTCTCCGATCTCGACCTGCTGCTGGTGCACAACGGCAACAGCAAGGTCGGCGAGGTCGCGGACGCGCTCTGGTATCCCTTGTGGGACGCGAAAGTCGGGCTCGACCACTCGGTCCGCACGCCCGGCGAAGCACTGAAGGTCGCTTCGGAGGACCTTCGGACGGCGATGGGCCTGCTCGACGCCCGGCACCTCGCCGGGGACGCCGAGCTGTCCGGCCGCCTGGTCGCGGCGGCGCGGGACCAGTGGCGTCGCACCGCGCGCAAGCAGATCCCCGATCTGACGGCGTCGGTGCGGCAGCGCTGGGCCCGCAGCGGTGAGATCGCGCAGTCCGCCGAACCCGATCTCAAGCACGGGCGGGGCGGGCTGCGGGACTTCGCCGTCCTGGAAGCGCTGGCCGCGGCGCAGCTCACCGCCCGCCCGGGCGAGGAATTGCTGGAAGCCAAGGGACTCCTGCTCGACGTCCGGACCGAGCTGCGGCGCGAGATCCGGCGCGAGCGGGACGTCCTGTCCGCGCCGGAGGCCGACCTGGTCGCCTCCGAGCTCGGCTTCGGCGACCGGTTCACCTTGGCGCGCAAGCTGTCCGGCGCGGGACGCACGATCGCGTACGCGCTGGACGTCGCGTTGCGGTCCACTGTGGACCCGCCGAAGGCGCGGTTCGGGCGGCGGCCGTCGCGCACGCCGCTCGCCGAAGGCGTGGTGCTGCACGGGAACGAGGTCGCGCTGGCCCGCGACGCCGTCCCGGCGAAGGACCCCGCGCTGCTGCTGCGGGTCGCCGCGGCCTCGGCGCGCACCGGCAAGCCGATCGCGCTCGGCACCCTGAAAGCACTGGCCGAGTCGGCCCCCGAGCTGCGCGCGCCGTGGCCCGCCGAGGCGTTGAACGCCCTGGTGGAGCTGCTGGGCGCGGGGGAGGGCCTGGTCGACGCGGTCGAGTCGCTCGACCGGACCGGGCTCTGGTCACGGCTGTTCCCCGAGTGGGGCGCGGTCCGCGACCTGCCGCCGCGCTCGCCGGTGCACCAGTGGACGGTCGACCGGCACCTCGTGCGCACCTGCGTCGAGGCGGCCAAGCTGACCACCACGGTGCCGCGACCGGACCTGCTGCTGATCGGCGCGCTGCTGCACGACATCGGCAAGGGCCGCGACGCCGACCATTCGGAGCTGGGCGCCAAGATCTCCGCCCAGGTCGCGGCCCGGCTCGGGCTGGACGCGGGCGACGCGGCGACGGTGTCGGCGATGGTCCGCCACCACCTGCTGCTGCCGCACACCGCGACGCGGCGCGACATCAGTGAGCCGGCGACGGTGGCGCGGGTGGTGAAAACCCTGGACAGCGACATCGTCCTGGTCGAACTGCTGCACGCGCTCACCCAGGCCGACTCGCTGGCCACCGGCCCCGGCGTCTGGACGGACTGGAAGGCCCGGCTGCACGCCGAGCTGGTCACCGGGTGCGAGGAAGTGTTGCGCGGCAAGGGGTTCACCGCGCCCGAGCCGATGGACTCCGAACAGCGCGAGCTCGTCGCCCAGGCCGTCGCCTCGGGCAACGGCGAAGTCCGGATCAGCACGCACGGCAAGGTCGTCACGGTGCTGCTGGCCGTGCCGGCCCGCGCGGAGCTGCTGGCTCCGGCGGCGGGGGTGCTGGCGCTGAACTCGATGGAGGTGCACTCGGCGATCCTGCGCGGTCACGACGGCGGACGCGCAGGCGTCTTCACGGCGTCACCGAAGTTCGGCTCGCTGCCGGAGGTGACGCTGCTGCGCGAGCAGTTCGCTCGCGCGGTCGCCGGCACCTTGCCGCTGACACAGCGGCTGGCGGCGAAGGAACGCGACTACGGCTCACCCGACGCGGCGTCGGTCGCGCCGAAGGTGCTGTGGTTCGACGACGAGACGAGCGGCCCGGACACGGTGGTCCTCGAACTCCGCGCGGCCGATCGGATCGGGCTGCTGTTCCGCGTGGCGGGGGCGTTGCGCCGCTGCGACGCGGAGGTCCGCTGGGCCAAGGTGGCGACGCTGGGCGGCGCGGTGGTCGACTCGTTCGCGGTGACGCCCCGCAGTGGCCGCATCGAGCCGGGCTGGCGCCGCGAAGTCGAGCAGGCCGTGCTGGCCGCGGCGTCCTGA
- a CDS encoding FAD-dependent monooxygenase → MPDVLIAGAGPTGLLAAFELERAGLDVLVLDRDARPTTQSKALGLQPRSVEVLADRGLLAAIEPHIEARLPGGHFSGIPIDYTDLPTRFPYQLGVEQVHVAAAIEARLRTPVLRDAAVTAVAQDDKGVTVTAGGREHRAGWLVAADGGHSTVRTLLGAAFPGRSARISLVVADLVLTRKPDDFADEWRLPSKAAGFLLPLSGGRHRVVVVGEEQQRLGRDEPVTAGELQRALTSLHGPGFEVGEVLWASRFGDASRQLERYRHGRVLFAGDAAHIHLPVGGQGLNLGLQDAVNLGWKLAAQVRGHAPEGLLDSYHDERHPLATRVLLSTRAQAVLGVPDPDAVAVREVVTGLIAVPEARRAVAAELSGLGVTYPGVSGRAVDVPSTSDGRAVLIGAELPPGWADRVETRAGAGPQLVRPDGYVVWNGGSGLENALSRWFGEPAVALV, encoded by the coding sequence ATGCCTGACGTCCTGATCGCCGGTGCCGGCCCGACCGGCCTGCTGGCCGCGTTCGAACTGGAGCGTGCCGGGCTCGACGTGCTGGTCCTGGACCGCGACGCCCGCCCGACGACGCAGTCGAAGGCACTCGGCCTGCAGCCCCGGTCGGTCGAGGTGCTGGCCGACCGCGGCCTGCTCGCCGCGATCGAGCCGCACATCGAGGCCCGGCTGCCCGGCGGGCACTTCTCGGGCATCCCGATCGACTACACCGACCTGCCGACGCGCTTCCCGTACCAGCTCGGTGTCGAGCAGGTGCACGTCGCGGCGGCGATCGAGGCCCGGCTGCGCACGCCGGTGCTGCGCGACGCGGCCGTCACCGCCGTGGCGCAGGACGACAAAGGCGTCACGGTCACCGCGGGCGGCCGCGAACACCGGGCCGGCTGGCTCGTGGCGGCCGACGGCGGCCACAGCACGGTCCGGACGCTGCTGGGAGCGGCGTTCCCCGGCCGCTCGGCGCGGATCTCGCTGGTCGTCGCCGACCTCGTACTCACCCGCAAGCCCGACGATTTCGCCGACGAGTGGAGGCTGCCGTCGAAGGCCGCGGGCTTCCTGCTCCCGCTCTCCGGCGGACGCCACCGGGTGGTCGTCGTCGGCGAGGAGCAGCAGCGGCTCGGCCGCGACGAGCCCGTCACCGCCGGCGAACTGCAGCGGGCCCTGACCTCCTTGCACGGGCCGGGGTTCGAGGTGGGCGAAGTGCTCTGGGCGTCCCGGTTCGGCGACGCGTCCCGGCAGCTGGAGCGCTACCGCCACGGCCGCGTGCTGTTCGCGGGCGACGCCGCCCACATCCACCTGCCGGTCGGCGGCCAGGGGCTCAACCTGGGCCTGCAGGACGCGGTGAACCTCGGCTGGAAGCTGGCCGCGCAGGTCCGCGGCCACGCACCCGAGGGCCTGCTCGACAGCTACCACGACGAGCGGCACCCGCTGGCCACCCGCGTGCTGCTCAGCACGCGGGCGCAGGCGGTGCTCGGGGTGCCCGACCCGGACGCGGTGGCGGTCCGGGAGGTCGTCACGGGCTTGATCGCCGTCCCGGAGGCCCGCCGCGCGGTCGCGGCGGAGCTCTCGGGCCTCGGCGTGACGTACCCGGGGGTTTCCGGCCGCGCGGTCGACGTCCCGTCCACATCGGACGGTCGCGCGGTCCTGATCGGCGCGGAACTGCCGCCGGGGTGGGCGGACCGCGTCGAGACGCGAGCCGGTGCCGGGCCGCAACTCGTCCGGCCCGACGGTTACGTGGTCTGGAACGGCGGGTCCGGCTTGGAAAACGCGCTGAGCAGGTGGTTCGGCGAGCCCGCGGTCGCGCTGGTGTGA
- a CDS encoding VC0807 family protein gives MMIEQKSEPDAGLRRVIRANVLNVVFEVLVPMALFYGLRAAGVSQWWALIAGVVVAAPYVLWTIVRNRKVDLVALVTLSVMVLSVVLGLLSDDPRTLVIREGWTAALGGVFGAWMLVTVFIGRPAQLTLGRTIAEIKRGAEGAEAWAARWDTDARFRRGLRINTAAWGGVLVLSAITHIVLVYTLPIDLISLVTTVQWFAMLAALIIWHVWYLKKENLDA, from the coding sequence ATGATGATCGAACAGAAGTCCGAGCCCGACGCCGGCCTGCGCCGGGTGATCCGCGCCAACGTCCTGAACGTCGTTTTCGAAGTCCTCGTGCCGATGGCGCTGTTCTACGGCCTGCGCGCCGCCGGCGTGAGCCAGTGGTGGGCGCTGATAGCCGGGGTCGTGGTGGCCGCGCCGTACGTGCTGTGGACGATCGTGCGCAACCGGAAGGTCGACCTCGTCGCCCTGGTGACGCTGAGCGTCATGGTGCTGTCGGTCGTGCTGGGCCTGCTCTCCGACGACCCGCGCACCCTGGTGATCCGCGAAGGGTGGACGGCCGCGCTGGGTGGCGTGTTCGGCGCGTGGATGCTGGTCACGGTGTTCATCGGCCGGCCGGCGCAGCTGACGCTGGGCCGCACGATCGCCGAGATCAAGCGTGGTGCCGAGGGCGCGGAGGCGTGGGCGGCCCGCTGGGACACCGACGCCCGCTTCCGGCGCGGCCTGCGGATCAACACGGCCGCTTGGGGCGGCGTGCTGGTGCTCAGCGCGATCACGCACATCGTGCTCGTCTACACCCTGCCGATCGACCTGATCTCGCTGGTCACCACCGTGCAGTGGTTCGCGATGCTGGCCGCCCTGATCATCTGGCACGTCTGGTACCTCAAGAAGGAGAACCTCGATGCCTGA
- a CDS encoding TetR/AcrR family transcriptional regulator has protein sequence MRARTFTESGRRAQIVQAAIEVIAEEGFAKASFSRIAKHAGLSSTGMISYHFAGKDDLLAVCITEIERVTGAFMQPRIDAAVGHVAQLRAFVEANVALVGEHPDAIRALIDLVKNAGSQSDAVNGRLALFEEHFRTGQAAGAFGRFDPRTAALALTSGLDAVVATAAAAAPEPAELARIGRELADLYVRATAPETTGESA, from the coding sequence ATGCGAGCAAGAACGTTCACCGAGTCCGGCCGGCGGGCCCAGATCGTGCAGGCGGCGATCGAAGTGATCGCCGAGGAAGGCTTCGCCAAGGCGTCGTTCAGCCGGATCGCGAAGCACGCGGGCCTGTCGAGCACCGGCATGATCAGCTACCACTTCGCGGGCAAGGACGACCTGCTCGCGGTGTGTATCACCGAGATCGAACGGGTCACCGGGGCGTTCATGCAGCCGCGCATCGACGCCGCCGTCGGGCACGTCGCGCAGCTGCGCGCTTTCGTCGAAGCCAACGTCGCGCTCGTCGGGGAGCACCCCGACGCGATCCGGGCGCTGATCGATCTGGTGAAGAACGCCGGCTCGCAGAGTGACGCCGTCAACGGGCGGCTCGCGTTGTTCGAAGAGCACTTCCGTACCGGGCAGGCGGCCGGCGCCTTCGGCCGCTTCGACCCGCGGACCGCGGCACTGGCCTTGACCAGCGGCCTCGACGCCGTCGTCGCCACGGCGGCCGCGGCCGCACCCGAACCAGCCGAGCTCGCGCGCATCGGCCGTGAGCTCGCCGACCTCTACGTGCGGGCGACCGCACCCGAAACCACTGGGGAATCCGCATGA